The genomic DNA GCATCGTCCTGGTTTGGATCGATTAAGGCGAAATTTTTCGGTTGATCCCTCCCGTGCTTGTCACTAGATTTCATCCTTACAAACGTTCACCCCTGCCCCAATCGGCGACCAACGATCGTGGATCTACGAAAACACCTGAAGCGCGTAGAGCGATGCGACTATATGTGATGGCTGTCTAactttaatctttttttttctctattttggATGTCTGGAGTTCGGGTGCAGGGAATTCTTTTTAGAATGCATAGTTTATATATAGCCACTTACATTAAACAACATTCTCACTTGTTCCTTGTTAAGCGGGATAATTAGGTGCATTATTGtgactgtttttgtttgtttgttttctctctccacGAATCGAATAAAAGCAAGTGAACGGGGGGGATATGCCATGTGAGGCTCCCCTTGGGTGTTTTTAAGTTgtaaagtttattttttgttctttctgcATTACCATTTCTGTTTGTAATACCTCCGTCCATTTGTAATGTCTTATCGGTTCCACCGCTCGTTCCAAGAAACATGACAAGAATTGTAATATAAACGTCTTACTTACACGACCGTTTGTGTTTCTTTGCTCGTTTCTTTTCTCTGCCGTTCTTTTTCCGCAGAATAACGATTAATCAACGTTCGGCACTGATCGCCGGGTCGGCCTTAGCCATCGGTGCCGGGTTGGCGCTGATCTTCAAagcgagcagcaaaaaatagaGCCCCGGCAGCATGGCTTAGCGATTGCTCCGTGGAGAAGACATCCGTGCTTATAGATTTCAACATTCCTCGAAGCATCATGCATTTTCTCGCTCATCCGCTTCAAGGgagagatagatagagagaTAGAGGCAATCCACGAAGCAATAATCGAACCTCCCCCACCCCATCCCAAAAACGTGTTATTTAGTATTTTTAATTCTGGCCTAACTTCGAGGCTTTGTGCGAACTGGTTCGCGGTTTGAGAACAATAATTATTAGATATTGTGTAGTGTTGTATGCAAGCAGCTTaggaaaagaaataaacacGAATTATTGAACTGTTCGTTTTGAAATGGTATGGGTTTCTTTCTCAACGCAGTACCACCTGCAGGAATGGGCAACTggtgttttttcttgtgtaaatttattttgacCGAACGATACACATTTCCCTCTCTAAAGCGTTCGCTTATCTGTAGTGAGTCCCTAGCAGTAGTATTCACACACCTCGGAAGGTAGGCAGTACACACAGTGAAGACACTTGTTTGCTTCCGGTTTTCTTTTGTATAGCACTTACGTTAGGCTCGTTTTAACTGCACGACACAACATAACACACATTTCGATTGAACGTCTAGGGGAAGGATTTGCTGGTGTTACTGTCGTACGCATCCTTTCACTAGAGATTCCATTCAATTCGCCTGAAGCCactcagttttttgtttgttttttttttttttaattctgcCTCACAACACAGTGCACACGATACCGTGCTCCTTTTCCAGGATGTTAATAGAAAATAAGTGGAAATATAAATAACTATACTATTTAGAGAAGCCGGCATTTTGTTCTACCCATACACACTCGCTGTAGGATACTCATCCTTTGCAAATGTTTAGCAATCGTTTCCTTGGAATCTTGTAACgttcttcttctgctccaGCTGCACTGTTCCATCTTTACGATGAActttaaacagaaaaaaatgaattccGGTTCCAAGATTACGCTAAACATAGGAAAACCTATATAAGCAAAACAACCAATGCCTAAAACTAAACCCCTAACGGTTTGAACACACTCGCATGGTATCGCTTTTACAGCAAAAGCGTGTaccatttttaattttgcttaTGCACAAAAAACCTAAATCCTACTGTTTTTACCTTACCTTACAAATACATCATATTAAACGTAAATGTCCTCCTACTCCTAAAGATCAATCCAGTTCATTGATGGGAAAAAGCGCACAGTCTTACGaaattaaactaaattaaaaaaaaaaacggaagcaaaGTCGATGCGACTATGTTGCAACTCTAGACAGATGCACAAGTGAGGGCCCCCTTCATTTTGCTAGGACATATCCAAGTGCATCTTAAATTATCTGGATGGAGCTTTGCTAAATATAACTATTGTAACATGACGTAAATGAAAGTAACAAAGctattttacaatttcaaatcaaacaaccttatccttaatgtgtgtgtttttttatatcatGAATCGTACGGAATTACCACGTATGTTGAGGAAAACTGTTAAAGAATTGCGTTAAATACaaagcacaaaaaataaagggaaggtaaaaatacaaaacaaaagtaataGAGATAGCTTCTAAAAAATCGACCCCTTTCGAGAGCTGTTTCTCCCACACGAACTGGATGCTCTGGATGCTGTACAAtaacgaagcagcagcagcggcctCACTCACTCCATCACTAAGAATTTGAACGACGCGCGGAAAGGTCTCTAACACCAGCCCGGCGCAGTTTTACCGAATGTTTGTGAACAGATTCAGCACGCTCTTGTTCTCCTTCTGCGACCGTGCCTTGCTAAACACGTTCCAAAAGCGTAACGTTTCATCGCCCGCACCCGTCACGATCGCTTCACCGTCCGGGCTGAGCGCGAGGTACAGCACGCGGTACGAGTGGCCGGTCAGCTTGGCCACCTGCGTTAACGACGGGTACTTCCACACGAGAATCTGATTCTGCGAGTAGCCGTGCGTTGAGACGAGCTCGGACGAGTGTTTGGACCAGGCAAGATTGCACACCTGCGAGCCTGTGTCGACGCACTGCATCGGCTGACCGGTGAGCGTGTTCCAGAAGCGTATGCACCGATCGGCCGTACCGCCCCCGCTCGCAAGCAGACCGTGGTGATGGGGTGACCATGCGATTGCTTTCACCGCAGCCATATGCTCCGAGTACGAGTGCACCGGTGAGGAGGAGTGCTGGTTCCACACGTACAGCCGGTTGTCGTTACCGCCGCTGGCCAGATACTGATTGTCCGGGGACCATTTTAGACCGCACACCTCCTGCCGGTGACCGGCGAGCCTCCGTTCCGGGACCTGCGATGGTGTGCGCGTGTCACGCTGCATGATCAGACGATCCCGAGACCCGCTCGACAGAACGTCCCCGTTCCAGGCCAGGGCACCGACACGTGCCGAATGGCCTTGCAGTTTGTTTACCTGGAAAAAGAAGGACAGAGAAAAGGTTAGAGGTGCGGAGTatgtaaaaatgtaaaaaaagatCCATAAAATCCTTCGGAAGTATGTCACAGCGAAAAAGCTGCTAAAATCGTACAGCCAAGAGTTTATAgcaatttgcaaaaaaaaagtctagacctagacaaaacaaaaacgcacttTTTCCTACACTCTTCAGTAAGTGGGCCACGCACTTTCCGGATCTCGGCGGACATGTGCAAAAATGGCtgtagtgcaaaaaaaaaaaaaaaaaaaaacggcgatGAGGTATTGTAAAATTCATGTCACGCTCTATGACGCGATGCGTGCGTGGGGGGGATCAGTTCTGTTCTCCGTTTCCGCCTCCTTCATTACTCTTCCCCGTTATGTGGGATGTGTGGGGTGCGTATGGAGTCGGTCatgtttgcaaatttttgcaCACACTTTCACAGCGAAATAGAAGGTGATAGAAACCGGCAAACCGCTTACAGGGGGGTATTTCAGATTGTGCGTACAACTTAAGAggaagttttgtttgcttctcaaATCCGCATGTGGGTTGATTGAGGGAggtgaatttaaaatttgcaAACTCTTTCCCCATCGCGACCGGCGTTTGTGTGCACATTTCGTGCGTTTCCACATTAGGAAGCGACACAGTAGTGAAAGGTGAgttgtttgcaaatttttgGCAACTTTTCTCACTTTCCTTTTCAGGACAATTGCGAAATCGTGTGAGTTGATGGAGAATCATAAGGTGCCAACTGTTTTGTTAAACTTTGAATCATACAgtgcggtgttttttttttgcgttattatagaataaatttgaatttaaccGATATATTTGCGCTAGCACACCCCTTACATTTCCAGAGTAATGGGCTAGCAGTGTATGATGATTAACACACAAGCAAACAGTAACGGTCAAGAAATCTACATGAATCACGCCGCCGTACGAAACCGGAATGTACAGGAAGCGATGTGCAATTTAAAGAAGAGGGACAAGAATTCTTGTATTTACCcgtggctttgctattttacATTTCATTTTTTGAACCAGCAACGTGAAACACACTCCCCCTGTCTGAACTTTGCTTTGGTATGCAACAGTAAAgtgcaataaaatataatGTGCCTTGCGCCGGGAGCACGGTTTGTTGACACGggacaaacagcaaacaagaTGCTCTTGCCAATTGTTTCGTGAAGTAGCCTTTGCCAAATGGAACTAATGTAAACAAAAGTCCcatctgtgtttttttgcgctgGAAGCTGTACGATACAAACGAAACCGACACAAGCGAACCGGTCCAACGCACAGCACACAGCGGTCGCGTGTGCTTGTGGCCGAGAAGTGGTTCTGCAAATAAAGATCAATTAAAGATTCATCTCTCGTGACTCCCGGGGTACGTGTATACGATCTCGTACGGGAAGATAATGGATGCGTCTGTGTGCTCCTTAAGACACAGGTTGCTGCTGAGCGTCCGCCGATGCACTTAACAAATGtctcttcttttcttcccGCGAGCACAACATAATTAAACAACCCCGACGACAATAATTGAGTCAGAAGATGCTTCAGACGGTAGATTAAAGTTACCGTCGTGAAACGAGAACAATCGTGCTTAATTGTATTTACGAACTACTCAACAAGCGATCATAGAAATCCGGGAGTCACCGCGGGAAGGGGGAAACCGTTGCCCAGTTTGCCGATCTTTACCTGTTTGCTAGCCGCTACATCCCACACGGTGACATATCCGTGTTGCGTTCCAACCGCTAGCTGATGGCCCCGTTCGCTCCACGAGACGGACGTGATCGTGTTGGAATCGGAGCTGAGATCACATAGTCGTGTAACCTACAagaaataaccaaaaaaataaataaaccggTACGGTTAATAATGGCACTGCGCAAGAAGGTCGCACGTGTCGACTGTATTTACCTGGCTGGTACATGCACTCCACAGATAAACGCAACTGCCAAGACCAACGGCCAGCACATTCTGAGCGGACCAGTCGACTAGATTGAGATAGAAGTCGTCCTGCAGTTCGGGCGCGTCCAACACTTTGAACGGTATCTTGGAAATTTTACGCGTCGCTTTGCGTGGCGATCGTAACAGCTTCTGGCTTTTGATGCTGACGGGCGATAGCGAATATGGACACTGTTCGTTGTAATCCTGGGCGGGGAGATAAAGTCGAAAAAAACATTCTATTAGTTTCGTTGTTATAGTTAAGATCTCAGTTGTGTTAAATCTCTCATATTGTCATCCAATCGGTTCATAATTGAGTATGCAGACGATAAGCTTTATCCCAATTTAGGGGTCCTTTTTGAGCCTCATCAAAAACCCGTTCCGGAACAATGTGCTGCAGTGGCGGTTTAAATCGTTTGCAATTTAAGATGCAATCTAGCTCAATAGAATTCACATCTCATTTACAATTGACACTCCAGGGCACCCAACAGGGAAGAATGTGTCGACATCTTTAACCATTCGGGTGCGGTGCAGCAGTTGAATGTTGATCAATTCATTCCTTACGAGTACAACGGAGAAGCGAAGTCGCCTGTCAACGAATGCAGTCCGTTCCAGCCATTGTACCGAAGGTTGACCTCACTGCATAAACGTTGCATTTGATTTAGCTCATGCATTGGCGGATGATTGCATTTGCACACATTTGCGTCATTGGAATATTTTTGCTTACTGAGTGTAGTGTGGAAGTTTTGGCTGGATTGTTGTGTGAAAAGTTTTACTattcaaaaaaaatcttaaatcgtTAGCATGTATTCGAATATTTACGAATTGCATCGACATATTTTTCGATGCATTACTTTTCCAATCTACCTGTCTGTGAACGATAAGAAAAGGATtaatcttccttttttgtcgTCTAGACAATGTACCATGCCGATGCCACCGTCGCAATGACGTGAAATTTATGGCCAATTTGAATCCACCTTACAGACAGAGAGACACTCGACCGGATAGTCTAATTAACAACAATCGTCTACAACCTTCAAAAATGCGATGCATTTCGTGTGCAAGGGTCATTTAATTCACCCGCAAACGAAAAGAGCTGATCCCCATTAGTGAGCCTTCACATGATGGATGTAGCTCCTTGCAGCGTCATTCTAATCCGCTGCACAGTATTTGCAAAAAGCAAGTTATGCTCGTTAAAAATTATATACCGTTTAATGGCACACAACTGCGAGCGCGCGCTCGGCTGTGGAAACTTGAGTTCCTTCATATTGCCCAGCGCAGATCATTATCGTTATCAACTGGCGAAGGCACCCGAATGAGCAAAACATTGCAACAATTACGCGGATTTGCTCTACCATCCGCGGGGATTCTTTATTGGATCGTTTAGATTGTGTGGCACGCGCACCCTGACGGGGTTTCCGTCTGGCGACCGTAATAACGTTGATGTTACTACCTGATAACTGGAAGTCACTCTGGGTGATGCGGATACGGATGCAACGAGGATGATTATACGCGGCGCTTATGCGTTAGAGTGGGACTGGAATCTTCTGCCAACATGTTTGTAAGGTTAAAGAATTACCAACGAACGCAGAGACTATCACCATCGGCCACTATCGGTCTCTTCAATTAATATACTTCACggataattaattttctatTCTCCCTACTCAAACAAACGCCGAAAAGAAAATGTAATGAAACACGCGCTGAAACTAGAAGCATGTTTCGATGGACCATGACCAAACCTAACGATTAACTCGATTGTCAAAACTCCGCCTGTTCTAACACCGGGAGCCAGAAGCCAATAACCGGGATTTGGACGAGTTCTCCTGTTCCCCCATCtgtgggttttctttttggtcgGGAGAAACGGTACACTTTCGCTTTGGTTTGTCTTTCAGGCATTCATCTTGGTAggtgcggagcttttgtgtACAAACTTTTCTTGGGATTCCTTCCTATGCCGAGAGGTTGTTAATCCGATTGCTTCACAATTCTTTGCGCAGCTGGAAGTCTGACGGAAGCAACATTAGACGATCCATTACATTATTAGCAACCTGCTTCAGAGTTAATCATGCCAACGATTCCTTCCTGCCTACCTAATGGATCCGATCAAGTTGCACACGAGGTAGCATAAAATCATATTGCAACAGTCGGCCGATTTTTCATGTGCATACATGAATCCAGGGAAGGAAGGCAGAAAAAGGGTGGTAAAGTGAAGAGTTGCGGTGTATCATTGCATCACCGGGCGCACGACTTAGCGGTCAATCAccggaataataaaaaacaaaccacggGAGACCCAGCTCATATACGGTGGACGTTGGACATACCGCACACTCCATCCCCCACAGTTGCCTTAATTTAGATGTCCACAAGCTAATGGATATCATTAAAGTATCGCTGTGCTAGTGGCACTGCAAACATTCAAATGAACCCGTAGGAAGAACGATCCATGCTGACTTACTTTGGCTGGAAGAAGGAGGAATGCTACTTCGAGTGTCATTCGACCTGTGgggtgttctttttttaaGCAAATGAAGAAACGAAACACGTGACTATTAGCAGGGAGGTACGAACCGTGTATAGGTTCCAAAAGGTCTATTTAAAAGTGCATTTATTTTGAACGAGTTCGTGCTGTCGAATTAAGTTACTTTGTGCAAAAGATCGTCTACATCCATGGACTTTTGCATAAAATCAATGTCACCAAACTATTCTAATGATGCGATCGATTTTGGAATCACTGAGCCATTGTTATGCATTGCCTAACGATCTCATTACCGTCTCCTATTTAGAACCTGAGCTCCTTGAGCCAACGATTGGCGGTGAGGACTTTGACCCATTAATGAGTCGTCGCCGTGAGATCGTCTGCACCCAGCAACCGCCAGCAAAAGTACATAAATCGCGATCACTTAATGAGTTGGCGGACGGTGCTGCTTCACGTACGCGGGTGGCATACACAAATAGGTAGGTTGCGGGGCTAATGCTTCCGCACCAAAATAAGTACGCCTATCGCTCACCCTTGCAACGAACCCGAAAGCCAAATCTCGAAAAAAAGGGGCGTTGAAGAATgataaaaatggtaaaatgAGCTGCAACTGTAGGCGCAAATGTGCCACCAACGCACGATTTAAATGAGTTGAAATGAGCAACTTAAGcaacgtttcttttttttctgttcatttGCAACCCGCAAAAGGATGCCATAAAA from Anopheles stephensi strain Indian chromosome 2, UCI_ANSTEP_V1.0, whole genome shotgun sequence includes the following:
- the LOC118504361 gene encoding fizzy-related protein homolog, with the translated sequence MYSSDYEKRFLQLRSPAARKLFTTSESPSSHDRFIPCRANNNWTTNFATISTKSNENSPQSTKKQRDCGENARDSLAYSCLLKNELLGTGIDDVKLVADDKNGSGGGGGGGGSGGSGGSGVGGGLHANSNRTGLFKYQSPTKQDYNEQCPYSLSPVSIKSQKLLRSPRKATRKISKIPFKVLDAPELQDDFYLNLVDWSAQNVLAVGLGSCVYLWSACTSQVTRLCDLSSDSNTITSVSWSERGHQLAVGTQHGYVTVWDVAASKQVNKLQGHSARVGALAWNGDVLSSGSRDRLIMQRDTRTPSQVPERRLAGHRQEVCGLKWSPDNQYLASGGNDNRLYVWNQHSSSPVHSYSEHMAAVKAIAWSPHHHGLLASGGGTADRCIRFWNTLTGQPMQCVDTGSQVCNLAWSKHSSELVSTHGYSQNQILVWKYPSLTQVAKLTGHSYRVLYLALSPDGEAIVTGAGDETLRFWNVFSKARSQKENKSVLNLFTNIR